One genomic window of Pseudomonas aeruginosa includes the following:
- the phoP gene encoding two-component system response regulator PhoP, whose product MKLLVVEDEALLRHHLYTRLGEQGHVVDAVPDAEEALYRVSEYHHDLAVIDLGLPGMSGLDLIRELRSQGKSFPILILTARGNWQDKVEGLAAGADDYVVKPFQFEELEARLNALLRRSSGFVQSTIEAGPLVLDLNRKQALVEEQPVALTAYEYRILEYLMRHHQQVVAKERLMEQLYPDDEERDANVIEVLVGRLRRKLEACGGFKPIDTVRGQGYLFTERCR is encoded by the coding sequence ATGAAACTGCTGGTAGTGGAAGACGAGGCGCTGTTGCGCCACCACCTCTATACCCGCCTGGGTGAACAGGGGCACGTGGTGGACGCGGTACCGGATGCCGAGGAAGCCCTCTACCGGGTCAGCGAATACCACCACGACCTGGCGGTGATCGACCTCGGCCTGCCGGGCATGAGCGGCCTGGACCTGATCCGCGAGCTGCGTTCGCAGGGCAAGTCCTTCCCGATCCTGATCCTCACCGCCCGCGGCAACTGGCAGGACAAGGTCGAAGGCCTGGCCGCCGGGGCCGACGACTACGTGGTCAAGCCGTTCCAGTTCGAGGAACTGGAAGCGCGCCTGAACGCGTTGCTGCGACGCTCCTCGGGGTTCGTCCAGTCGACCATCGAGGCCGGCCCCCTGGTCCTCGACCTGAACCGCAAGCAGGCGCTGGTCGAGGAGCAACCGGTGGCGCTGACCGCCTACGAATACCGCATCCTCGAATACCTCATGCGGCATCACCAGCAGGTGGTGGCCAAGGAACGCCTGATGGAACAGCTCTATCCCGACGACGAGGAGCGCGACGCCAACGTCATCGAGGTGCTGGTCGGCCGCCTGCGGCGCAAGCTGGAGGCCTGCGGCGGCTTCAAGCCGATCGATACGGTGCGCGGCCAGGGCTACCTGTTCACCGAGCGCTGCCGGTGA